The following coding sequences lie in one Spirosoma sp. KUDC1026 genomic window:
- a CDS encoding nucleoside hydrolase has translation MRRLLQRIGVQLMFILAASILTATAQQQTRTPVRETRMKVIFDCDLGDDIDDAYALALLCASPDLEVLGVTTCYGRTDDRARLACQLLYDWGLDSIPVVMGRDTRQMNERANWYADQFHYAKNFTHKKPIQQPAVDFIREQLRKYPGQVTVISVGPVQNMADLIKRDPEALKLAKRVVAMFGSFHIGYNGSPTPDKEWNVFVDVPAAKQFVNCGVPITYAGLDVTTFVKADAAFRQKLLMRQSPLTSALCGLQPLWNYDRDPVLYDAVAVGMVLWPDLFKTQPGHVTVDDAGYTRLVANQTPNAEISTYIDTPKFLERLMRVYMTQNLRR, from the coding sequence ATGCGACGACTGCTTCAACGTATTGGTGTTCAACTGATGTTCATTCTTGCCGCCAGCATACTGACGGCGACAGCGCAGCAGCAAACCCGTACTCCTGTACGAGAAACCCGAATGAAGGTAATTTTTGACTGTGATCTGGGCGACGACATTGATGATGCGTACGCGCTGGCGCTGCTCTGCGCTAGCCCGGATCTGGAAGTATTGGGTGTAACGACCTGCTACGGACGTACTGACGATCGGGCCCGACTGGCTTGTCAACTCCTTTACGACTGGGGGCTGGACAGTATTCCGGTAGTCATGGGGCGCGACACCCGGCAGATGAACGAACGCGCCAACTGGTACGCCGATCAGTTTCATTACGCCAAAAACTTCACCCACAAGAAGCCGATCCAGCAACCCGCAGTCGATTTTATTCGTGAACAACTTCGCAAGTATCCCGGTCAGGTGACGGTCATTTCGGTAGGGCCGGTGCAGAATATGGCCGATTTAATCAAACGCGATCCGGAAGCGCTGAAGCTGGCCAAGCGCGTAGTGGCCATGTTTGGGTCCTTTCACATCGGCTACAACGGCTCGCCCACACCCGATAAAGAATGGAACGTATTTGTTGATGTTCCGGCGGCCAAGCAGTTTGTGAATTGTGGTGTCCCGATCACCTACGCCGGCCTGGACGTAACGACCTTCGTGAAAGCTGATGCCGCTTTTCGACAGAAATTGCTGATGCGGCAAAGCCCATTGACAAGCGCGTTATGTGGCTTACAACCCCTTTGGAACTACGACCGGGACCCGGTTCTCTACGATGCGGTAGCCGTAGGTATGGTGCTCTGGCCCGACCTCTTCAAAACGCAGCCGGGGCACGTAACGGTCGATGATGCGGGCTACACAAGGCTGGTCGCTAATCAGACACCCAACGCCGAAATTAGCACGTACATTGATACGCCCAAATTCCTCGAACGACTCATGCGAGTGTATATGACCCAGAACCTGCGCCGGTAA
- the ileS gene encoding isoleucine--tRNA ligase translates to MTYQQYDSLDYAKLAAEVLTYWNQNQVFEQSVAIRDGKPSFTFYEGPPSANGAPGIHHVMARTIKDIFCRYKTMQGFQVERKGGWDTHGLPIELQVEKELGITKDDIGKTISVEEYNRRCRETVMRFTDQWNDLTQKMGYWVDLENPYVTYKNEYIESVWWLLKQLYDQNLLYKGYTIQPYSPKAGTGLSSHELNQPGTYKDVRDTTIVAQFKVKPTGKSAFLFFDSSDADIHILAWTTTPWTLPANSALTVGKDIEYVLVKTFNAYTFEPINVVLAKALVGRWFSDKAKVDSANDPAFDAYLPNDKIIPWTVLSEFKGEHLEGVEYEQLMPYVQSSKPAFRVILGDFVTTEDGTGIVHTSPTFGADDFRVAQAAGIPAIMVQDETGKDVPIVNKQGRFVAEITDFAGRYVKEEYYSDEEREDPDFKPTDVLISIKLKQENKAFRVEKYEHPYPHCWRTDKPILYYPLDSWFIRTTAKKDKLVELNQTINWQPESTGTGRFGNWLENLVDWNLSRSRYWGTPLPIWRSESGEEVCVGSVAELVSMSERANERMSEWVREGKTEYQSYLDANNSFIHSFNQSTFDLHRPYSDEIYFVSESGKVMQREPDLIDVWFDSGAMPYAQWHYPFENKEKVDNGQAFPADFISEGVDQTRGWFFTLHAIAGMLFDSVAFKNVVSTGLVLDKNGNKMSKRLGNAVNPFETLAKYGADATRWYMITNAEPWDNLKFNIDGVGEVQRKLFGTLSNTYNFFALYANLDKFSFEGRTVPVAERPELDRWILSKLQSLILEVEQQYDTFNPTKAGRAVQSFVNDQLSNWYVRLARRRFWAGSSDAGELTTDKRAAYETLFECLTTVTQLMAPISPFYADWLYRNLSNSDTSVHLTDFPKADQTLIDNELETSMELAQEVSSLVHSLRKGHKLKVRQPLSRVLIPVLSADTRRQIEHVAPLIMSEVNVKAIEFVDDASGILKKRVKPNFKALGPRFGKQMKEVAALITAMTDSELKTLEQTDALHLGEFDLRLSDVDIQTEDIPGWLVASEYGLTVALDVTVTDELRREGIARDFVNRIQNLRKDLDFDVTDKITIDLERNNEQLAEAVEINSDYIRQEVQAVALNLVTGLNGEAVEIDMDEFTLRVKISVS, encoded by the coding sequence GTGACTTATCAGCAATACGACTCCCTCGACTACGCCAAGCTGGCAGCCGAGGTCTTAACATACTGGAACCAGAACCAGGTCTTCGAGCAGTCGGTCGCCATCCGCGACGGCAAGCCCTCCTTCACGTTTTACGAAGGTCCCCCTTCTGCGAACGGCGCTCCGGGTATTCACCACGTTATGGCCCGGACAATCAAGGATATTTTCTGCCGGTACAAAACCATGCAGGGCTTTCAGGTTGAGCGGAAAGGCGGCTGGGATACGCACGGCCTGCCTATTGAGCTGCAGGTAGAGAAAGAGCTGGGCATTACGAAAGATGACATCGGCAAGACGATCAGCGTCGAAGAGTACAACCGCCGATGCCGCGAAACGGTGATGCGGTTTACAGACCAGTGGAACGACCTGACCCAGAAAATGGGCTATTGGGTCGATCTAGAGAATCCGTACGTAACGTACAAAAACGAATACATTGAGTCGGTCTGGTGGTTGCTCAAACAACTGTACGATCAGAACCTGCTTTACAAAGGCTACACGATCCAGCCCTATTCGCCGAAAGCGGGTACGGGTCTGAGTTCGCACGAGCTGAACCAGCCGGGCACGTATAAGGACGTGCGCGACACGACCATCGTGGCCCAGTTTAAGGTAAAGCCGACGGGTAAATCGGCCTTTTTATTCTTCGATTCGTCGGATGCTGACATTCATATCCTGGCCTGGACGACAACGCCCTGGACGCTCCCGGCCAATTCGGCACTGACGGTTGGCAAGGACATCGAATACGTACTGGTCAAGACGTTCAACGCGTATACGTTCGAGCCGATCAACGTCGTACTGGCGAAAGCGCTGGTGGGTCGCTGGTTTAGTGACAAAGCGAAAGTTGATTCGGCCAATGATCCGGCTTTTGATGCATATCTGCCAAACGATAAGATCATTCCCTGGACGGTTCTGTCTGAATTCAAAGGTGAGCATCTGGAAGGTGTCGAATACGAGCAGCTGATGCCCTACGTGCAGTCATCAAAACCGGCGTTCCGCGTTATCCTGGGTGATTTCGTGACGACGGAAGACGGTACGGGTATCGTGCATACCTCACCGACTTTTGGGGCGGATGACTTCCGGGTGGCACAGGCCGCTGGTATCCCCGCCATTATGGTGCAGGACGAGACGGGCAAAGATGTACCGATCGTAAACAAGCAGGGGCGCTTCGTGGCTGAAATCACGGACTTCGCTGGCCGATACGTTAAGGAAGAATACTACTCCGACGAAGAACGCGAAGATCCGGACTTTAAGCCGACAGACGTCTTGATCTCGATCAAGCTCAAGCAGGAAAACAAAGCATTCCGGGTAGAAAAATACGAACACCCTTACCCGCACTGCTGGCGGACTGACAAGCCGATTCTCTACTATCCGCTGGATAGCTGGTTTATCCGGACAACGGCGAAGAAAGATAAACTGGTTGAACTGAACCAAACCATCAACTGGCAACCCGAAAGTACCGGTACCGGCCGTTTCGGCAACTGGCTCGAAAACCTGGTCGACTGGAACCTCAGCCGCAGCCGTTACTGGGGTACGCCCCTGCCGATCTGGCGCAGCGAGTCCGGCGAGGAAGTTTGCGTGGGTTCGGTTGCAGAACTTGTGTCAATGAGCGAAAGAGCGAATGAGCGAATGAGCGAATGGGTTCGGGAAGGCAAAACCGAGTACCAATCCTACCTCGACGCAAATAATTCATTTATTCACTCATTCAATCAATCAACATTCGACCTGCACCGCCCCTATTCGGACGAAATCTATTTCGTTTCGGAATCGGGTAAAGTGATGCAGCGCGAGCCAGATCTGATTGACGTTTGGTTCGATTCGGGCGCCATGCCCTACGCGCAATGGCACTACCCATTCGAGAATAAAGAGAAGGTTGATAACGGTCAGGCGTTCCCGGCTGATTTTATCTCGGAAGGGGTCGATCAGACGCGGGGCTGGTTCTTTACGCTCCACGCCATCGCCGGGATGCTGTTTGATTCGGTCGCGTTCAAGAACGTTGTATCGACGGGACTTGTCCTTGACAAGAACGGCAATAAAATGTCGAAACGGCTGGGTAATGCCGTTAATCCGTTCGAAACGCTGGCCAAGTACGGCGCCGACGCGACGCGCTGGTACATGATCACCAACGCCGAGCCCTGGGATAACCTGAAGTTCAACATCGACGGTGTGGGCGAAGTGCAACGGAAGCTGTTCGGTACGTTATCGAACACCTACAACTTCTTCGCGCTCTACGCCAACCTGGATAAATTCTCGTTCGAAGGGCGCACGGTTCCCGTAGCCGAACGCCCGGAACTCGACCGTTGGATTCTATCCAAGTTACAGTCGCTGATTCTGGAAGTTGAGCAGCAGTACGATACGTTTAATCCAACGAAAGCGGGTCGGGCGGTGCAGTCGTTCGTGAACGACCAACTGTCGAACTGGTACGTCCGGCTGGCGCGCCGGCGCTTCTGGGCCGGATCATCGGATGCGGGTGAACTAACGACCGACAAACGGGCGGCTTACGAAACTCTATTCGAATGTCTGACGACAGTGACGCAGTTAATGGCACCAATCTCGCCGTTCTACGCCGACTGGCTGTACCGTAATTTAAGTAATAGTGATACGTCCGTTCACCTGACCGACTTCCCGAAAGCGGATCAGACTCTGATCGACAACGAGCTGGAAACGTCGATGGAACTGGCGCAGGAAGTTTCCTCGCTGGTTCATTCGCTGCGGAAAGGGCACAAGCTGAAAGTTCGCCAGCCATTGAGCCGGGTGCTGATCCCAGTGTTGAGCGCGGATACGCGTCGGCAGATCGAACACGTAGCGCCCCTGATCATGTCGGAGGTAAATGTGAAAGCCATCGAGTTTGTGGATGACGCCAGCGGCATCTTGAAGAAACGGGTGAAACCAAACTTCAAGGCACTCGGCCCTCGTTTTGGCAAGCAGATGAAGGAGGTAGCCGCACTCATCACGGCCATGACCGACAGCGAGCTAAAAACGCTGGAGCAGACGGATGCGCTGCATTTGGGTGAGTTCGATCTCCGCCTATCGGACGTTGACATCCAGACGGAAGATATTCCGGGCTGGCTGGTCGCGAGTGAATACGGCCTGACCGTAGCGCTCGACGTAACGGTAACCGACGAACTGCGTCGGGAAGGTATCGCCCGCGACTTCGTGAACCGGATTCAGAACCTGCGCAAAGACCTCGATTTCGACGTAACAGATAAAATCACGATCGACCTCGAACGGAACAACGAGCAGCTTGCCGAAGCGGTCGAAATCAACAGCGACTACATCCGTCAGGAAGTGCAGGCCGTAGCGCTGAACCTAGTCACCGGTCTGAACGGCGAAGCCGTCGAGATCGACATGGACGAGTTTACGCTACGCGTTAAGATTTCGGTATCGTAA
- a CDS encoding glycoside hydrolase family 15 protein yields the protein MIHQPQIRDLAVISDQQTCALLDKQGTISWYCPTRFDNDAVFSLLLDEQKGGYWSVDAESKTFVSRGYEDRSSILTTNFTIGGQPFSITDWMPTQSRSGATRSGATRSGATRGAQDEETQVEPAAALINGICRQFSTAPVDVINRIRLKPDFGLRDSIPTLSEDTRSAAFPSVKLCLKTSHPLTQDDNGLLFTIPAGETGWAVLIDERESQTDVTPWLLNDLLQQTRKTWAHLASLLVYKGPYENEVNDSIRAIQQLTYEKTGGIIAAATTSLPEVIGGERNYDYRYVWMRDVALITGALAQVDEVGEVEENFLSFMCGALGENKQNNLSPFYSVEKDIISSAEHLELAGYKASTPVQIGNTASKQLQLDSDANVLLAAKLIYDRFGKKQHWDAVCKVADFLAENWQREDNGIWEESSTKQYTTGKAYTARGLEFMAKYADTPAQATYWKETATKIRKFVYDHCLTSKGAFAVYAGSEDVDIATALFTPWSYVEPDSPEMKATIQALETNYCRDNLYWRHLEEFDSSKEGAFLAGTFWMSHHYAIAGNLPKAKAILEAGLKYQNDLGYFSEEAGVKTGEMLGNFPQTFVHSSFVCAAHGIKMAMAGKDSRAF from the coding sequence ATGATTCACCAACCACAGATCAGGGATTTAGCCGTTATCAGCGATCAGCAAACCTGCGCGCTGCTCGATAAACAGGGGACAATCAGTTGGTACTGCCCCACCCGCTTCGACAACGACGCTGTCTTTTCACTTCTGCTCGACGAACAAAAAGGTGGCTACTGGTCAGTTGACGCCGAAAGCAAGACGTTTGTCAGCCGGGGGTACGAAGACCGTAGCAGTATTCTAACCACTAATTTTACGATTGGCGGACAGCCGTTTTCCATTACAGACTGGATGCCAACTCAGTCCCGGTCTGGCGCGACCCGGTCTGGCGCGACCCGGTCTGGCGCGACCCGAGGAGCTCAGGATGAGGAAACTCAGGTCGAACCCGCTGCGGCATTGATCAACGGTATCTGTCGGCAGTTTTCGACGGCCCCTGTTGACGTTATCAACCGCATCCGGCTCAAACCCGATTTTGGGCTACGGGACAGTATCCCGACCCTGTCTGAGGATACTCGTTCGGCGGCATTTCCTTCGGTTAAGCTCTGCCTGAAAACATCGCATCCGCTGACGCAGGACGACAACGGGCTGCTATTCACTATTCCGGCTGGCGAAACCGGCTGGGCTGTCCTCATCGACGAACGTGAAAGCCAGACCGACGTAACGCCCTGGCTTCTGAACGACTTACTACAGCAGACCCGGAAAACCTGGGCGCATCTGGCGTCGCTGCTGGTGTACAAAGGCCCCTACGAGAACGAAGTCAACGACTCGATCCGGGCGATTCAGCAGTTGACGTACGAAAAAACCGGCGGTATCATTGCCGCGGCCACGACGTCGCTCCCGGAAGTAATTGGCGGTGAGCGAAACTACGATTACCGCTACGTCTGGATGCGGGACGTAGCCTTGATTACGGGCGCGCTGGCACAGGTTGACGAGGTGGGCGAAGTGGAAGAAAATTTTCTGTCGTTCATGTGTGGTGCCCTGGGCGAAAACAAGCAGAACAACCTATCGCCATTTTACAGCGTTGAAAAAGACATTATCTCCAGCGCCGAACACCTGGAATTGGCTGGCTATAAAGCCAGCACGCCCGTGCAGATCGGCAATACCGCCAGCAAGCAACTTCAGCTTGACAGCGACGCCAACGTACTGCTCGCGGCCAAACTGATTTACGACCGATTCGGCAAAAAGCAGCACTGGGACGCTGTTTGCAAAGTCGCTGACTTCCTGGCCGAAAACTGGCAGCGTGAAGACAACGGTATCTGGGAGGAATCAAGTACAAAGCAGTACACAACCGGCAAGGCCTACACCGCCCGCGGGCTGGAGTTTATGGCGAAGTACGCTGACACCCCCGCTCAGGCGACGTACTGGAAAGAGACAGCCACCAAAATCCGGAAGTTTGTGTACGACCACTGCCTGACCAGCAAAGGTGCTTTTGCTGTTTACGCAGGTTCAGAAGATGTTGATATTGCGACGGCCTTGTTTACTCCCTGGTCGTACGTCGAGCCGGACAGCCCCGAAATGAAAGCGACGATTCAGGCGCTCGAAACCAACTACTGCCGCGACAACCTGTACTGGCGTCACCTGGAAGAATTTGATTCGAGCAAAGAAGGCGCGTTCCTGGCTGGTACGTTCTGGATGTCACACCATTATGCCATTGCGGGTAATCTACCCAAAGCTAAAGCCATTCTCGAAGCAGGACTGAAATACCAGAACGACCTGGGTTATTTCAGCGAGGAAGCGGGTGTCAAGACGGGCGAGATGCTGGGCAATTTCCCGCAGACATTTGTGCATTCGTCCTTTGTTTGTGCGGCTCATGGCATCAAGATGGCGATGGCCGGCAAAGACAGCCGGGCTTTTTAG
- a CDS encoding AGE family epimerase/isomerase, with protein MSKYVFLANCLLMSVGLAQPGWAQKKTDDRARIAAEMEKSVQTEMLNRWYPRAVDTLYGGFLSTFTYDFKPTGPQDKMIVTQARHTWTTAKAAERYPAVAHYRSNAAHGFQFLRDVMWDKQYGGFYNLVDRQGNVKGNGEKEAYGNAFGLYALSAYYHLSKDTAALNLAKKSFAWLEQHSHDPVHKGYFQNLHRDGTPIKRDSATPSTSTVGYKDQNSSIHLLEALTELYAVWPDPLVRERLDELLHLVRDVITTPNGNLVLFLQPDWTPVSFRDSSEAVVLKHRYVDHVSFGHDVETAYLLLEASHSLGLKNDTKTLAVGKRMVDQALRNGWDKQAGGFYDQGYYFKDKPGMTIIRDSKNWWSQAEGLNTLLLMANRFPNDPMRYFDQYKLLWTYCQTYLIDHKHGDWYEEGLDKNPERKTAQKGHIWKAAYHTYRALTNCVDQSQRKKSE; from the coding sequence ATGAGCAAGTACGTATTTCTGGCTAATTGCCTGCTGATGAGCGTTGGCCTGGCGCAACCAGGATGGGCACAGAAAAAAACGGATGACCGAGCACGGATCGCGGCCGAGATGGAAAAATCGGTGCAGACGGAAATGCTCAACCGCTGGTATCCGCGGGCCGTCGATACGCTGTACGGTGGTTTCCTGAGCACCTTTACCTACGACTTTAAGCCGACGGGGCCGCAGGACAAAATGATCGTAACGCAGGCCCGCCATACCTGGACCACTGCTAAAGCTGCCGAGCGGTATCCCGCCGTAGCTCATTACAGAAGCAATGCCGCACACGGTTTCCAGTTTCTGCGGGACGTCATGTGGGATAAGCAGTACGGCGGTTTTTACAACCTGGTCGACCGGCAGGGTAATGTAAAAGGCAACGGCGAGAAAGAAGCCTACGGCAATGCATTCGGGCTTTATGCGCTTAGCGCGTATTATCACCTGTCGAAGGACACGGCGGCCCTGAATCTGGCGAAGAAGTCATTCGCCTGGCTTGAACAGCACAGCCATGATCCCGTGCACAAAGGCTACTTCCAGAACCTGCACCGGGATGGTACGCCCATTAAACGGGATTCAGCTACGCCCTCTACGTCCACGGTGGGTTATAAAGATCAGAACAGCTCGATCCATCTGCTGGAAGCCCTGACTGAACTCTATGCGGTATGGCCCGATCCACTGGTACGCGAGCGGCTGGACGAACTGCTTCATCTGGTTCGTGACGTGATTACCACGCCCAACGGGAATTTGGTCTTGTTCCTGCAACCCGACTGGACGCCTGTTTCGTTTCGGGATTCGTCGGAAGCTGTTGTACTGAAGCACCGCTACGTAGATCACGTGTCGTTTGGGCATGATGTCGAAACGGCTTACCTCCTGCTGGAAGCGTCGCATTCACTGGGTCTAAAAAATGACACCAAAACTCTGGCGGTGGGTAAGCGAATGGTTGACCAGGCGCTGCGAAACGGCTGGGACAAACAAGCCGGTGGGTTTTACGACCAAGGGTATTACTTTAAAGACAAGCCCGGTATGACCATTATTCGCGACAGCAAAAACTGGTGGTCACAAGCTGAGGGACTGAACACACTGCTACTCATGGCCAACCGCTTTCCAAACGATCCCATGCGGTATTTTGATCAGTATAAACTCCTGTGGACGTACTGCCAGACATACTTGATCGACCATAAGCACGGCGATTGGTACGAAGAAGGGCTCGATAAAAATCCCGAACGGAAGACCGCTCAGAAAGGGCATATCTGGAAAGCGGCTTACCATACCTACCGGGCGCTCACCAACTGCGTCGACCAGTCGCAGCGTAAAAAGAGTGAGTGA
- a CDS encoding metallophosphoesterase produces MKSSRYLVGLLCLLTGLTTYAQTLTRGPYLQVVTPTSVQIRWRTSQPTIGRVWFGPTASQLTNSQRETQPTQEHMVTITGLQPATRYAYAIGQDETKLASGADYYVQTAIPTGDKRPFRIWALGDFGDGSENQRNVYKAFRNATANRPADLWLWLGDNAYCCGTDDQFQQYVFSLYGPNFRNTPFFMTPGNHDYADNSNNFNIDYYKLFSMPQRGESGGVPSGSQAYFSADYGNVHMVSLDSQGNEAGLYRLYDTTGTQVQWLKRDLAANKQPWTIVFFHHPPYSKGGHDSDTELAMKLIRERLTPILERYKVDLVMNGHSHNYERLYRIKNHRGLANTFDRNTQLAEGTTARYDGTPNSCPVLTKGEGIVYVVNGSGGALGPQQPDYPLPAMVAGTKGTAGGSVILDVSDNRIDAQFIAADGVVQDQFTIMKEVSKTASITSEYGDTLQLAASWPVALDKTGDYKWSSGESSRTIRYVANRSGTFPITVSDSRQCLTDQYTVTVQAQPRLTTKAPASACAGKAITVTATPENTTKAAGWQYDVLLSDAAGNFISEQVIGSGSLSSLQANLPATLAAGSGYRLRIRPRNMSYAELIPSEAIAISVLPTATITGSATVTQGQSATLLLNLTGSGPWRGTLSDGTAYSATASPTFIAVQPGQSTQYTITSVENGCGVGTGSGQALVTVLIPTEVEPFAGGQLRVFPNPTQDVVYVELSIPQRKEIAVNLRDVQGRTVYQKQTGLASQFKEAITLPEVNGTYLLTIQVGKEVITRKVLRQ; encoded by the coding sequence ATGAAATCATCACGCTATCTGGTCGGTTTGCTCTGCCTGCTGACCGGCCTTACTACCTACGCCCAGACCCTGACCCGGGGGCCGTATCTGCAGGTTGTTACGCCTACTTCTGTGCAGATTCGGTGGCGCACGAGCCAGCCGACAATTGGCCGGGTCTGGTTCGGTCCTACTGCCAGTCAGCTTACCAATAGCCAGCGGGAAACGCAGCCAACGCAGGAACACATGGTGACCATTACCGGTCTGCAACCCGCCACGCGCTATGCCTACGCCATCGGCCAGGACGAAACCAAACTGGCCTCCGGCGCGGACTACTACGTCCAGACAGCCATCCCCACCGGCGACAAACGTCCATTCCGCATCTGGGCGCTGGGTGATTTCGGCGATGGATCGGAGAATCAGCGTAATGTGTATAAGGCCTTCCGAAATGCAACAGCTAACCGCCCGGCCGATCTGTGGCTCTGGCTCGGCGATAATGCCTATTGCTGCGGTACAGACGATCAGTTTCAGCAGTACGTTTTCAGTCTGTACGGGCCAAATTTTCGGAACACGCCGTTTTTCATGACGCCCGGTAACCACGACTACGCTGACAACAGCAACAACTTCAACATTGATTATTACAAGTTGTTTTCCATGCCGCAACGGGGTGAATCGGGTGGGGTACCGTCGGGGTCACAGGCGTACTTCTCGGCCGACTATGGTAACGTCCATATGGTTTCTCTTGACTCGCAGGGCAACGAAGCTGGCCTGTATCGGCTCTACGACACGACGGGTACGCAGGTGCAATGGCTCAAACGCGATCTGGCGGCTAACAAACAACCGTGGACGATCGTCTTTTTTCACCATCCGCCCTACAGCAAGGGTGGCCACGATTCGGATACCGAACTAGCCATGAAACTCATCCGGGAACGGCTTACGCCCATTCTGGAACGGTACAAGGTCGATCTGGTTATGAACGGGCACAGCCACAACTATGAGCGACTGTACCGGATCAAAAACCACCGCGGTCTGGCCAATACGTTCGATCGGAACACGCAGTTGGCCGAAGGCACAACGGCACGCTACGACGGCACACCCAACTCCTGCCCGGTGCTGACCAAAGGCGAAGGTATTGTGTACGTCGTGAACGGCTCGGGCGGAGCGCTGGGGCCGCAACAGCCCGACTATCCGCTACCGGCGATGGTTGCGGGTACAAAGGGAACAGCAGGCGGATCGGTGATTCTGGACGTATCTGACAACCGGATCGATGCACAGTTCATTGCCGCCGACGGCGTTGTTCAAGATCAGTTTACGATTATGAAAGAAGTGAGTAAAACGGCATCGATTACCAGCGAATACGGCGATACGCTTCAGTTAGCAGCTTCCTGGCCCGTGGCGCTCGACAAAACAGGCGATTATAAATGGTCGAGCGGAGAAAGCAGCCGTACCATTCGCTATGTAGCAAACCGATCAGGTACGTTCCCGATTACGGTAAGCGATAGTCGACAGTGCCTGACGGATCAATATACCGTAACGGTACAGGCGCAACCTCGACTGACGACGAAAGCACCAGCTTCGGCCTGCGCGGGTAAAGCAATTACCGTTACCGCTACGCCCGAAAACACGACCAAAGCCGCTGGCTGGCAGTACGATGTGCTGCTGTCGGATGCCGCTGGCAACTTCATCAGCGAGCAGGTTATCGGCTCAGGTTCGCTCAGCAGTTTGCAGGCAAACTTACCCGCCACGTTGGCAGCCGGTTCTGGTTACCGGCTGCGGATTCGGCCCCGCAACATGTCATACGCTGAGCTGATTCCTAGTGAAGCCATTGCTATCAGTGTGCTGCCAACGGCAACGATCACGGGCTCGGCAACCGTAACGCAGGGGCAGTCAGCCACGCTTTTACTTAATTTAACGGGTAGCGGTCCCTGGCGGGGAACGTTGTCAGACGGCACGGCTTATTCCGCAACTGCGTCGCCAACGTTCATTGCCGTTCAGCCAGGTCAGTCAACGCAGTATACCATTACGTCCGTCGAAAACGGTTGCGGAGTGGGTACCGGTTCGGGGCAGGCTCTGGTAACCGTGTTGATTCCTACCGAAGTGGAGCCGTTTGCGGGTGGACAGTTGCGTGTTTTTCCAAACCCAACGCAGGACGTTGTGTACGTAGAATTGTCGATTCCGCAACGGAAGGAAATCGCCGTGAATCTGCGCGACGTACAGGGCCGAACCGTTTATCAAAAGCAGACAGGGCTGGCGAGCCAATTTAAGGAAGCAATTACCTTACCCGAGGTTAACGGTACGTACCTGCTAACGATTCAGGTCGGTAAAGAGGTGATTACACGAAAAGTACTGCGGCAATAA
- a CDS encoding helix-turn-helix transcriptional regulator has translation MPANRNALIRYKTLDACLRNRQHKWTLENLIEKVSEALYEYEGIDKGISRRTVQADLQLMRSDKLGYYAPIVVVDKKYYTYSDPTYSITNIPLSDSDLTRINEAVEVLKQFKGFSHFTALNEVVQKLEGQVYSTAQKSVPVIDFEKNESLKGIHRLDELYQAVIQQRALRLTYQSFQARNSQQIVFHIWWLKEYKNRWFAVGVCDGKRYVMNLALDRIIAVEPAADVTYRPNQQLDPETYYRDVIGATVSPTLRPMRVKLFVSQLQAPYVETKPLHHSQQVLERTKDGIVIQLLVQHNFELEREILSFCEYITVLEPERLRRTIQQRLGTGAANYPKLPLPPEDVTS, from the coding sequence ATGCCCGCCAATCGAAACGCCCTCATTCGCTATAAAACGCTGGATGCCTGCCTGCGCAATCGGCAGCACAAGTGGACACTTGAGAACCTGATCGAGAAGGTTTCGGAAGCGCTCTATGAGTACGAAGGCATCGACAAAGGCATCAGTCGACGCACCGTTCAGGCCGATCTGCAACTGATGCGCAGTGATAAACTGGGCTATTATGCGCCCATCGTTGTGGTCGACAAAAAGTATTATACGTATAGCGACCCAACGTATAGCATCACTAACATACCCTTGTCGGATAGTGACCTGACCCGAATCAACGAAGCGGTGGAAGTCCTGAAGCAGTTCAAGGGGTTCTCGCATTTTACAGCGCTCAACGAGGTCGTACAGAAGCTGGAGGGGCAGGTGTATTCAACCGCGCAGAAATCAGTTCCGGTGATTGATTTTGAGAAAAACGAAAGCCTGAAGGGAATTCACCGGCTGGACGAACTGTACCAGGCCGTTATTCAACAGCGGGCTCTGCGGCTGACGTACCAATCCTTTCAGGCCCGGAACTCCCAGCAGATCGTTTTCCACATATGGTGGCTGAAAGAGTACAAAAACCGCTGGTTTGCGGTAGGCGTCTGCGATGGCAAACGGTACGTCATGAACCTGGCGCTGGACCGAATAATCGCCGTCGAACCGGCTGCCGACGTTACGTACCGCCCAAACCAGCAACTCGATCCGGAAACCTACTACCGGGACGTTATCGGCGCAACGGTCAGTCCAACGTTACGGCCTATGCGGGTGAAGCTCTTTGTCAGCCAGCTACAGGCCCCCTACGTCGAAACAAAACCGCTTCACCATTCGCAGCAGGTACTGGAACGGACCAAGGACGGCATTGTCATTCAGTTGCTGGTGCAGCACAACTTTGAGTTGGAGCGCGAAATCCTGTCCTTCTGCGAATACATCACCGTCCTGGAACCCGAGCGGCTCCGCCGAACGATTCAGCAACGGCTCGGAACGGGGGCCGCCAATTATCCTAAGCTTCCTCTTCCGCCAGAAGATGTCACCAGTTGA